A window of Mesotoga sp. Brook.08.105.5.1 genomic DNA:
GGCTCCTTTACACCACCAAGAATGTACACATATCTTGATTCTATCTCGGGCACGAAGACTGTTGCTCCATCAGGAATAGACGGAGGGGTATCCTTCGATAGATCATCAATAGTATATACGGTTATTGAGGCTGCTCTCGAGTCAATTACTGTTATGCCGTATCTGTCAGCATAGTCATCAAAACCACCGGCAGCGGAAATCACGGTAGCCAGGTTGAAGGGGATACCGGGTTTCAGGGTGATTGTACCTGGGTTTCTTACTCGCCCAAGAACATTCGCCACGTTGCTTGCCTGCGGATAGAACACAACACTTCCTGTCTCAAGTTCCCAGTCAGTCTTTATTAGAGAACTGATAGGAATCCTTCTTTCGCCGCCGTCAGGAGATATCACCCTTATTTCCTTCTCTGAGGAAATCTCTACGAGATTTAGTTTCGCCAGAGCGTTTCTCAATGTGATCTTCTCTCCCGAAGAGAAGTCAACTTTGCCTCCGCTGTTGTCGGAGATAACGTACACGAATCTGTTGTCGATTCTTGGAACATAGATTAAATCGTCATACCCAATTTTCGGGTCTATTGAAAGACCTTTAAGAACTCTATCGAGATCGACGTCGATTATTTTCGTTCCTGAAAGAACCTGTACTGAAGAAATGTCGGCATTTTGCGAAAATCCTCCACCCGCGCTAATGGCTCTGGTTAAGAGAAGGTCATCTTCATCTAGCTCGATTTTTCCCGGTCTTCCCACTTCTCCAAACAAGTATACCCAAGTGCTGGTGTCAGGAACAATTACGATTGAGCCGGGTTCAAGGAAGTAATCCTTCTCTTCCAACTCCGAGGCAGGGATCTCTAGATTAGTACCGTTTGAACTAATTATCGAAATGGACTTGCTTGACTTGAAATTAAGGAGATTGATTCTGGCAAGAAGGTTTCTCAGGGTGAAGGCTTCATTCTCTTGAAAGTCGACTCTTCCTCCCTCTGTGGAAGAGACAACGTAGACAAATCGCTGTTCTTTCTCCCTAACAAGAACAATAGATTGCGGTTCTAGAACCAGAGAGCTTCTAGTGGCCTCTTCTATTGACAAGAGCCTTGTTCCGTCTTTCATAAGAACCTCGACAAGTCCTGCCTTTTCATTAAGACCGCCCGACTTAGCAATTGCTCTACTGAGAGTGATTTCTTCGAAATTTGAAAAGGGTAGAGAGCCTGGGTTTCTAACCTCTCCAGTTACAAAGACCGTCTTCTCTCCGTGGGGCAGGATAATCATCGAACCTGCCTCGAGAAGCATATCCTCTTTTTTGATGGAGTCATAACGTTTTCCAGAAGGTTCAACTATCACGACAGAATCGAGACTAGATGGGTCGTATAGGTCTACCTTAACCAGAGCATTTACAAGAGTAAGATTCTCGTCGATACTGAATTCTACTTTTCCGCCGAATGATGCTGAAGCGACATAGACGAACCTTTCTCGCAGACGAGGAACGAAGACCGTATCACCCGGATTCAATTTCACGTCATCGATTGAACCGCTCAAGAGCTTATCGACTTCAAAGGACTCAGGCACCGCGACGCCACTTCTCAGAATGTACAATCCTTCTGATGCAGTTTGTCTAAGGCCGCCGGCCTCTCCAATTGCCTGTAGAAGGGTAAGTGTTTCACGGTATGGTAGCGATGTTGGGTTGTTGAACTCACCAAGAAGTTTCACGGATTTTGATGAAGAATCGTTTGCTATTACGATACTCCCGGCGGGGACTTCCGGGTCGCTTACTCTTCCAAATAGTATACTATTCAGGTTTATTGAGGATGAGTTGCCCTGGAATTCGTCGCTAATGATCAGAATCTCTTCTTTGTCGGCCGTTTCGGCAAGGCCGCCCGACTTAGCAATAACCTGGGTTAACGTAATGCCTGGATTGAATTTCACTAGAGTAGGTGACCTGAACTCTCCCATAGTCAAGATCCATGCTTTTGTACCCGTTGGAACGTATAGGGTTGAACCTTCCGTAATCTTCTCCTTCAAAGCTTCGCCTGCCGACAAAATGGAAGACAGATCGACGTGCTTTCTGGTTCCATCCTTATAGACAACGAAGGCAGAAGAGAGATCTGCCCCATCCTGGAGCCCGCCAGCAAGGGCAAGAAGCTGAGAGATTCCGATCGTGCCTTCATGCCACTCTATCGCCCCTGGTTTGTTTACTTCCCCAAGGATGTAGAACATGAATGGTGCATATGATTTCACAGATACCGTAACCTGTGGTTTAGATGTAAGGATGCCCTGATTTAAGAACTGAGAAGACAGCAAAGATTGGATTTCTTCGAGAGTCTTTCCCAGTAAAGCAATATTTCCTAGCGGTGGAATAGAAGCGGTACCGTCAGGACCAACAAGTACTTCGCTGGAAAGATCGCCTGAACCATAAACAGAGATCAATAGCAGATCACCTGGTCTAACCGAGTATCCGAAAAGGGAAACTGTAATAACAAGCAATATTAGAAGCGGGATGATTCTAAAACGCATGTAACTTCCTCCTTCTCCAATTTTCAGTTCTCTTCCAGGAGTCTTTTGATCTGAGACTTCAATTCCGAGAAATCGGGTGACTTAACGACATACGCGTCAGCGGCCCAAGAAGAGAGATCATGTTTGTAGTGTGTGTACGCTGTCAAAAGAACGATCTTCTTATCAGGATATTTTTCGCGCAATATGCCGGCTAGCTCAAGTCCATTTATCCCTTCCATTTCAACATCGATAGTAATGAGATCAAACGATGTTCCCTGCTTTAAGATGCTCAGAGCTTCTTCTGCGCTACTTGAGCCCTCGACTTCATATCCCGATTCCTTGAGCTCTTCTTCAAGGAGTAGCCTCATGTTCTTTTCATCTTCAACTATCAGCACTCTTTTTTTCAAGATCAAACCTCCCAACTCTTCTAGTCGGCAACCTGAAAGTGAAGTTAGTTCCTCCGCTTCCGCTTGAAGCGGAAATCTCTCCCCCGTGTTCCTCAACAATCTTCTTGCATATCGAAAGTCCTAGACCCGTGCCAAAGGTCTTGGTAGTGAAGAACGGCTCAAAGATACGCTTCAACGTCTCCTCTGGTATCGTTCTTCCGCCATTCCAGACGGAAAAGTTTATACTATCATCTTCTTCTTGAATAGTTATCCGTACTTCACCATCACTTTCAGAAGCCTCAATAGCGTTCTGAACAAGGTTAATTATTACCTGTTTAATCCTGTCTTTGTTGCCGTAATACTCAATTTCATCTTTTCTTGAGTATAGAACAAGTTTAACACTTTCTTGGACGGCTTTTTCTTCAAAACCGGCAAGTATCTCGCGTGTTATGGAAACGAGATCGAACTTCTCGTCCGTTGTTACACTCCTTCTTCGCGAGGCTTCTAGTACTTCTCCAACTATGCTGTCGAGTCTACGGAGTTCTTCCATAAGTATCTTCGCATATTCTCTAGTTTTTTCCCTGTCGGAAGAGGCCAGAATCCTCTTAACAAAACCGCCGATTATCGTGATGGGGTTTCTGATTTCGTGAGCAACTTTGGCAGACATTTCTCCGAGAGCAGCGAGTTTTTCTCTGCTTTTCAACTCCTGTTCCAGCTTTCTTCTTCTAGTTATTTCATCTAGAGATAGAATCACACCGGTAAGCTTCTTTCTTCTCTCTTCTCTCAAAGGTGTTATTTGAACATCGAAATACTTGTCGCCAAAAGCGTTAAAATGCTGATCAGTCAAAGTAATCGTCTCTCCAATTCTCATCGCGTCAAAGAGTAGTTCGATGATACCGTCGAGTTTCAAATTCATGGACTGGATGCTCTTTCCGATAATGTCATTTCTATTGACGTCAAGAAGGAACTCAGCGGTTCTGTTTACCTCTGTTATTTTGCCTTCAACCGAACAGACGATTATTGCCGATTCGAGAGACTGAAGAATACTTGATACAAACCTACGATAGTAATTAGATAGGTTTTTCTCCTTCTCAAGGCTCTCAGCCATCTGGACAATTCTCTCGTAGTTCTCCGTAAGCTCCAGAGCTACCCCTGTGCTGTCGGCAAGCAACCCGAGAATCTCCGTATCGGCATTGCTGATTCTCTTTCCTGAATCACTGTTGTCGATTATCAGAATTCCTAATACTTCTTCTTCACCGGATACGGGAACAATCAAGTATTCATCTGAACCGATGATCCTATTGAGAAGAGCCAACTCTTCCCCTCTCAGCCTAAGCATTTCGGGTGTGACGTGAACGATTTTCTTCCTCAGGACTACTCTCTCAAGGATGATATTACCCGGGTAAGAAATCAACGCCCTAGATTCATTTTCATCATTTGAAGATTCCTCAAACGACACATCCTGAAGATATCTTGCTAGATCGCTATACACTGATCTGTCCGAGTTTTCTCTGCTTTTTGAGAGCATTTTGCTCTCTTCAACAAGAACAGAACGTGCGTTATCCACTCTGAAGAATATTGCTCTATCGAATTTAAGTCCGGAGGAGTGGGTTGCGCCCATAAGAAGAATTCTAATTATTCTCTCTCTGTCAAGGCTTCTCTTCATTGCCTCTGTGATTTTGTGAAGCACGCTCAATTTGAAGAGTTGCTCTTTCTGTTCGCTTATTAGTTCCTCATGCTTCTTTCCGAGCTGCCTGAGTTTTCTCACTTCCATTTCCAGTCGAGAAGTAAGTCTTAACCTACTTATGGCAACTGCCATCCTTCTACTCATATCATCAAGCATCTTCAAATCTTCTCTGTCAAGGTGTTTGTAAGCTCTGAATTCACCTTCTACCTCTTCTCTATCGGCAGCAACAATCAATCCAACTACCATTCCCTCGACCAAGAGTGGAACTGCTATGAACGAACCTACGGAGACTTCTTCTGTGAAGATCACTGATGAAAGATCCGACTTCTTGGCTGAAACAAAAAGCCTCTCTCTTGAGAGAGCATCAAGTTGCTCATCGGAAATACTCATCTCTATTCCTCGTAAAGGACTTGTTCCTTCACCAATCGCTGCCCTAAGGTGAAATGAGGTGTCAAGCCTTTCAAGAAAGAAGATCCATCTAACCCTTAACATCTCTCTGGCAATTTCAAGAGATCTATATACAAGCTCTTCCGAATCGGTTTCCGTTTCGAGAACCGAAGTTAATCGAGAGACAAGCTTCAGTCTCCTGTAGCTTTCTTCTTCTAGCGATCTCTTGATTGAATAGTGCAGAGCCATTTCTAGCTCCTTTATCCAGCTTCCGAGTGAGCCTTTGACTTTAGATTTTGTAGGGAAGGTCAAAAGGCCGAGCGGTTCACCCTCGCAAAACAAACCTATGAACTTAACCTTTTCCTTATGTTCCTCGAGATGAGTAGAAAGGACTATCTCCTTCTCGAACACATCAGCTTTGTTTAGTTCTCTCAGAAAGGGATTCTTATTCAATCCAATTTCCCTTCCTGTACGGGTGAATCCTTCTCTGAAATTCACTTCCTTGAAGACATCCCGGTACTTCTCCAGAATAAAGAGTGATGGTTCCGATGAGATTTCCAGCGCTATTCTTTTCAGTATTCTCTGGATTATCTCATCAGAAGATGTTTCAAACCCCGTTCCTCTCAGTTCAATCACCACTTCTCGACAATCTCTATTATCATTCTCATGTGCTCAACATGACTTCCCTTCCAGTAGATATGACCGCAATTCTTGCACTTTGAGAAGTTCTCTTTTGTAAGTAGTATGTAGTCCGGTACTCCGCAAAGATCTTCAAGAGAGGCTATTTCTAGCTCGCCGTTGCATTTTGAACATCTGCTGAGGAAATCGATATCTTTGTGACTTATCCTGAACCTGTGAACGACCGACTTCAGTTGCGACTTCCAGTTCTCCGATTTGATAAGGTAACATCTGATCCTGAATCTCATTGCAATTTCGAGAGCTTTCCTGCTCTTGGTAAGAAATACGTCTCGATTGCTGACAGCTCCTTCAATCTCATTTCTTGAGCATATCTCGGTGTCGAAGCCAAGAAACCGGAGCTTCTTCGCCAGCTTTGTAAGAGAGTCTTCAACTAGGAACTTCATTTCTTCACCATGATCGAGAATACTATCCCTGCATATTCTCTTTGATCGATAAGCCTAAACAGAGTACCGGTTCTTGCAAGAGAATCGCTTTCTCTCTTTGAAGTTTCGACTATCAGGAGACTTCTAGAGTTTAGAACGACAGAGTTTTGTTCTAGCAATTCAATAAGAGGTTTGGTATATTGTTCATCAAAAGGGGGATCTGCAAAGATAATATCAAATTCAACACCCTTTCTTACGAGGGAAGGGATGGCTCTGCGGAAGTCGGAGCAGACTATTTTCAAGTCCGCTGAAGGATCAAGTCCATTCTTGCTTTCGAGAATTGATTGACATGCCTTCTTTGATGAATCAACTGATGTTACATCTATTGCGCCTCTACTCAATGCTTCAAAAGAAATTATTCCGCTTCCTGAGAAGAGATCAAGAAAGGTCTTCGAGCTCACGTCCACTATATCGAAAAGGGCCTTTCTGGCGGACTGAGGTGTATATCTTGTACTCCTCCTTGGAGGAGTCTTTATAGATCGTCTAGCCCACTTCCCTCCGGTTATGACCAACATACTATCCAACCTCTATCAATCTTACTCTTTCCGAGTATAGCCTCTGCATTTCGATTCTGAGAGCTCCATGCTCCAGAAGATCGGGGTCTCTTTCAATAGTTTCCTGAGCATCTTCCCTGGCTTTGAAAAGGAGATCTTGATCATCGACAATGTCGCCGAGAAGAAATTGAGGCATTCCGTGCTGCCTCAAACCAACGAACTCACCGGGGCCTCGAAGTCTAAGATCGAGCTCAGCAACATCAAATCCACTTGCGGTCGAAGCAAACTCTCTCAACCTCGAGAGCGCTTCGCCCGAAATCGCCCGGTTCATTAGCATGACGCAAATCGACTTGAGATTGCTTCTTCCTACACGTCCTCTGAGCTGGTGAAGTTGCGCCATTCCAAATCTTTCGGGGTGTTCAATAACCATAACGGTTGCCGTAGGTATATCAATTCCTACCTCAACAACAGTTGTGGAAACAAGAATCATGCTCTTCTTTGATTTGAATCTCTGCATAATCTCTTGCTTTTCGGTGTCGGTTAGTCTTCCATGGAGCAGTTCCACTCCTGCACCAGGGAAGACTTTCTCTCTTAGCCTTGCCGCTTCATCTGTTGCATTTTTCAGGTCTACTTGCTCTGACTCTTCTACGAGAGGATAAATGAAGAAAATCTGATGACCCATCTTTATTTCCTCCGAAATGAATGAATAGAGATGATCTATCCTGCTTCGGGCAAGCAGTATCGTTCGTACTGGCGATCTTCCTTTTGGCATCGTATGAATTGTTGATACGTCAAGATCACCGTATACCGTCAAGGCAAGTGTTCTGGGGATAGGGGTCGCAGTCATGACAAGACTATCAAGAAGTCTCCCCTTTGAAGTCAATGTTTCACGTTGCTTAACTCCGAATCTGTGCTGTTCGTCGACCACAACAAGACCAAGGCTTCTGAACTCCACACCCTCCTGAATTAGGGAATGGGTTCCAACCACTACGTCTATCTCTCCCTTTGTCAATCTGGTTCTGATACTCTCCTGATCAGTCTTCTTGAGTGAACCAGTCAACAGTGCGACGTCGATACCTAGCGGTTCAAGATCCTTCTTCAACTTTTCGAAGTGCTGCATTGCCAAGACAGACGTTGGAACCATCAAGGCGCTCTGATATCCAGCTTCATAGTTGTCTGTGATTGCCAGTTCGGCTACAAGTGTCTTTCCAGAGCCCACATCTCCCTGAAGCAACCTGCTCATTGGCGAGGTGGCCCTCATATCATCTCTTATCTCTCTGAAAGCCTTTACCTGATCTTCTGTTAACTCAAAGGGCAGTGACTCTACAAGTCTTTCGGCGAGAATCCCGGCGATTTCCTTAGGTAGGCCTTGGTATTTACACCTTATCTGTCTTCTACGAGAAAGAACTGCTATCTCAAATAAGAAAAACTCTTCATATGCAAGCGTTTCGCGAGCCTTTCTTGCTTCGAACATGCTCTTGGGAAAATGTATCGCAGTGAATGAATGCTTTCTTTCGAGGAGCTGCCTTCTTTCTTTGATCTTCAGAGGGATAAGGTTTTCTAGGGATCTCACAACACCAAGATTGCGCTTGGTTATTTTCCTCATCATTTTCATAGAGATTCCTGAAGTAAGGGAGTAGACGGGCAGAATCTCCCCCGAGACTTCGCCATTCACTTCTTCGATTTCCGGAGAGTTCATCTCCAGAGGACCAAATGGGGTCTTCTTTGCCAATCCGTGAATGAGATACTCTTTGTCTTTCTTGAGCTTTTGTAGAATGTAGTCCTGATTGAACCATTTGAGAAGCAGTTGACCGAAGCCATCGCCTGCGACTGCAGAGATTATCGTGTAGCCTGAAACCTTCTTAACTGAGAAGTTAAGTATTCTCGCCCTTACACTTACCTTGGAATCAGCTGAAAGTGACGAAATCGGGAGAATCACCCTTCGGTCTTCGTAGTCTCTCGGAAAGTAATAGATCAGATCACCAATTGTTTCGATATCCATTCTCTTAAGAATTTTGGATCTTGCTTCACCGACTGAGTAAGCATACTTTATGGGTGTTGAGGGTGACACGGGCCTTCCTAGTAGCGCCTCGATTTCGTCAACAGTTCGCAGAAGGAAAATCCTTCTCAACTTTGCTACCATTTCGAGTCCATTTATTAGTCTCTTTTTCCTTCTATCTTGACTGAGCGCTTCGCTTTTCGAGAAGTAGGAGACGAATTTGGACAAGTATTCGTTGAGTAAGGGAAATCGGGAAAACTCCTCTTTGTTTGTCTGAGATACGATTCGCTTCAGTTCAGAGAAGAGAACTTCATTGTCTCTTCCTGAGAGCGAAGCTTCGAAAAGCATTTCACATTCGTCAAGGACTTGCTCAAAAAGCATTACTTTCTTTCTTTCTCCCCGTAACACGCCAGGCCAAAGACTGCGGGTCCGCTATGGCAGGCTATTGTTGGCCAGATTCTTCCGGCAACAAGTTCAATCTCATTTCTTTGGATGCCTAAATTCTCTTCGATCAACTCGACGGTTTTTTCGGTTGTTTCTTTCGCAATATCCGAGTACTCCTCGCTCCCGTAGATAGAGTACAAAACAACTGATTCTCTCCTTCTCTCGAGAAACTCAAGGACGTTTGAAACCATCTGCTCCTGCAACTTCTTCATACCTCTAAGCTTCGCCACAGGACTAATATATCCTTCTTCATCCACTGAAAGAATCGGCTTGATGTTGAGCAAGGTTCCGGCTAGCCCCTGTGCTTTTCCTATTCTTCCGTTCTTTATCAAGTATTTCAGCGTGGGAACGCTGAATTCCATGAACGTATCTTGAATTATCTCCGGCACTCTCGATATTGCCTCATCGATCTCCAACCCTCGTTCTATTAACTCAATAAGTTTCTTAGCGATCAAATAAGCTCCAATAGAGACTTTTCTGGTATCAACAACTGTGACTTCTAGCCCCTCCACCATTTTGGAGGCCATAACGCAAGTATCATACAGACCCGACATCTTCGATGAGAAATGAATATCAAGTAGCTTCGTGTAACCTTTTGACTTTATGTCATTGTAGTAATCAAGAACCTGTCCGAGTGGCGGTTGAGCTGTGTGAAACTCTCTGGAGCTTTCGACGATATTGTAGAAAACATTCTCCATGAAGTCAAACTCGTCGTTATATTCCTTATCATCAATAATGATTTTCATTCCCATGAAAAAGAGTTTATGCTCCTCAACGAAACTTCTCGTTGGCGCACAACCTGAATCAACGGATACCGCAATCAATTCGTTCACCTTCCTTCGGCGAAAATCTGTTCTTGGTCGTCTCCGTTATCTATTCTCACGCACCATCTACCATCGACAAAATCAGTCTCTAGTGAATAGCCGTTAAGTTCCACAGCAAGTGGTCTGCCATTATCTATGCTGAACTGAAGAAGTCTTTCGGCAGAAACCCTTACTCCCCTCTTTACAGAAGCCTCAAGCATTAACTGCGTGTTTTTGCGATTTGAGTTCACAACACTCAGTGCAAAAAAAGAAGTTATCATACAGATACTCAGAAGTAAGACAGAGAGAACAAGTGTAACAATGTTGCCTCTTCTCATCAATCACCTTTCAAATAACCTACGTAAGGTAGATTTCTGTATACTTCATCATAGTCAAGTCCATATCCAACAATGAACTGATCGCCTATTCTTTCGCCGGTAAAGTCTATCCCAACACCATGATCGTGAATAGTCTTTTCAAAGAGCGAGACCAGTTTCACGTCTGCCGGTTTCTGCTTCCAGATATAGTTTATTATGTATCTCAAAGTTCCTCCGGTGTCAACTATGTCTTCAACAAGAAGAACGTAACGGTCCGTAACAGATTCATCCACCCATGTCTTCACACGAATTCTTCCCGTAGTGGAGACTCCTGAATAACTGGAAACATGAACGAAATTATAGCGCACCTTTAACTCAAGTCTCTTTAGGAGATCGCTATAGAAATGAACTGAGCCCTTCAGAATGCAGACAGCCGTTATCTCTTCAGTAATCGAGGAGTAGTAACTGTTGATTTCTTCTGCAAGTCTACTAACAATTCTCTCAAGGGCCTCTTCTGAGTAAAGAACCGCGATCTTAGCAGGATCAAAGAGCATTTCCTTCACCTCCGGCAGTCATGATAATTATACCATCGCAGAAAGACTATAAAACTATCAATTCTTCTGAAGCATTAAGTGGAAATGCGAGGTTGAGTAGGTTACAATCCTTCTTGTGAAGTTGCACGGATTTCTTGGCTAATCTTTTTGCCTACAGAATGGGGCGATTGTATGGATCAGCATTTTCTGATTAATTACCTCGACGCTTCCGAACATGAGCTTCCTCTAGATTTGCCGACAGTCTTTGGGAGGGAAAGCGAAACATACCTGGAAGT
This region includes:
- a CDS encoding SLBB domain-containing protein, encoding MRFRIIPLLILLVITVSLFGYSVRPGDLLLISVYGSGDLSSEVLVGPDGTASIPPLGNIALLGKTLEEIQSLLSSQFLNQGILTSKPQVTVSVKSYAPFMFYILGEVNKPGAIEWHEGTIGISQLLALAGGLQDGADLSSAFVVYKDGTRKHVDLSSILSAGEALKEKITEGSTLYVPTGTKAWILTMGEFRSPTLVKFNPGITLTQVIAKSGGLAETADKEEILIISDEFQGNSSSINLNSILFGRVSDPEVPAGSIVIANDSSSKSVKLLGEFNNPTSLPYRETLTLLQAIGEAGGLRQTASEGLYILRSGVAVPESFEVDKLLSGSIDDVKLNPGDTVFVPRLRERFVYVASASFGGKVEFSIDENLTLVNALVKVDLYDPSSLDSVVIVEPSGKRYDSIKKEDMLLEAGSMIILPHGEKTVFVTGEVRNPGSLPFSNFEEITLSRAIAKSGGLNEKAGLVEVLMKDGTRLLSIEEATRSSLVLEPQSIVLVREKEQRFVYVVSSTEGGRVDFQENEAFTLRNLLARINLLNFKSSKSISIISSNGTNLEIPASELEEKDYFLEPGSIVIVPDTSTWVYLFGEVGRPGKIELDEDDLLLTRAISAGGGFSQNADISSVQVLSGTKIIDVDLDRVLKGLSIDPKIGYDDLIYVPRIDNRFVYVISDNSGGKVDFSSGEKITLRNALAKLNLVEISSEKEIRVISPDGGERRIPISSLIKTDWELETGSVVFYPQASNVANVLGRVRNPGTITLKPGIPFNLATVISAAGGFDDYADRYGITVIDSRAASITVYTIDDLSKDTPPSIPDGATVFVPEIESRYVYILGGVKEPGLKLISREEPNPTLTKLIAISGGLIDPLSKNVEIVESDQRKKLDLQAVIKGISLDPQITSGSIVYVPETSERFVYVISRERGGRVDFSSNEEITLRTALAKHNLLDFDSNSRVTVIFPDGTRRERQISDLKDNDMVLSPGSIIVYPNVLRQIFVVGAVNSPGSVQFEPGEKVTLTTLIARAGGMTPLALSNKIQITDPFGRTSTVNVDPILLGKALDLTLEDGSFVYVPVYEAVRVNVIGEVRNPGIVEFYKNETPSLMLAISKAGGLTNRAATNIKITDQDREIRWFDLIEGEDIHLSAGQTVYIAGDDRYVYVSGEVNSPGKFEFSFEEEITVLRALARAGGEKITASDQVRILMPSGEILPISLAEVKNEGRDTVIEAGSTVIVPRKVIRITVLGAVNNPGLYTFSVDESHSLSDAIAKAGGIVDENQVGKIVIHDGKSVSEFTASVLQKRGDPLSDNSYIYVSSKSLISITVLGDVVRPGKYEISGEKPSLATAIAVAGGLDKSVTTLSLVGIDGTIKLVDALKTEELARSYVKDDDTIVALRNYDSFVTIVGDVKSPGIFSVSEYGELSLAELLSLAGGLASFETRGRIFISYSGKTEEVITTPEDFLTLTRRTVSPGSTIYVPYSEPARVYVFGEVQRPGVVRFYDGITAIEAVVEAGGPTSYAVLGNALLFQDPDKQPLVLDLDQQKGKPAKGNVPLTPGNIIFVPQSSIVNIKDIMSIVASSLSIVNSAVGIFK
- a CDS encoding response regulator — translated: MRLLLEEELKESGYEVEGSSSAEEALSILKQGTSFDLITIDVEMEGINGLELAGILREKYPDKKIVLLTAYTHYKHDLSSWAADAYVVKSPDFSELKSQIKRLLEEN
- a CDS encoding ATP-binding protein, with protein sequence MIELRGTGFETSSDEIIQRILKRIALEISSEPSLFILEKYRDVFKEVNFREGFTRTGREIGLNKNPFLRELNKADVFEKEIVLSTHLEEHKEKVKFIGLFCEGEPLGLLTFPTKSKVKGSLGSWIKELEMALHYSIKRSLEEESYRRLKLVSRLTSVLETETDSEELVYRSLEIAREMLRVRWIFFLERLDTSFHLRAAIGEGTSPLRGIEMSISDEQLDALSRERLFVSAKKSDLSSVIFTEEVSVGSFIAVPLLVEGMVVGLIVAADREEVEGEFRAYKHLDREDLKMLDDMSRRMAVAISRLRLTSRLEMEVRKLRQLGKKHEELISEQKEQLFKLSVLHKITEAMKRSLDRERIIRILLMGATHSSGLKFDRAIFFRVDNARSVLVEESKMLSKSRENSDRSVYSDLARYLQDVSFEESSNDENESRALISYPGNIILERVVLRKKIVHVTPEMLRLRGEELALLNRIIGSDEYLIVPVSGEEEVLGILIIDNSDSGKRISNADTEILGLLADSTGVALELTENYERIVQMAESLEKEKNLSNYYRRFVSSILQSLESAIIVCSVEGKITEVNRTAEFLLDVNRNDIIGKSIQSMNLKLDGIIELLFDAMRIGETITLTDQHFNAFGDKYFDVQITPLREERRKKLTGVILSLDEITRRRKLEQELKSREKLAALGEMSAKVAHEIRNPITIIGGFVKRILASSDREKTREYAKILMEELRRLDSIVGEVLEASRRRSVTTDEKFDLVSITREILAGFEEKAVQESVKLVLYSRKDEIEYYGNKDRIKQVIINLVQNAIEASESDGEVRITIQEEDDSINFSVWNGGRTIPEETLKRIFEPFFTTKTFGTGLGLSICKKIVEEHGGEISASSGSGGTNFTFRLPTRRVGRFDLEKKSADS
- a CDS encoding Mut7-C RNAse domain-containing protein, translated to MKFLVEDSLTKLAKKLRFLGFDTEICSRNEIEGAVSNRDVFLTKSRKALEIAMRFRIRCYLIKSENWKSQLKSVVHRFRISHKDIDFLSRCSKCNGELEIASLEDLCGVPDYILLTKENFSKCKNCGHIYWKGSHVEHMRMIIEIVEKW
- the rsmD gene encoding 16S rRNA (guanine(966)-N(2))-methyltransferase RsmD — its product is MLVITGGKWARRSIKTPPRRSTRYTPQSARKALFDIVDVSSKTFLDLFSGSGIISFEALSRGAIDVTSVDSSKKACQSILESKNGLDPSADLKIVCSDFRRAIPSLVRKGVEFDIIFADPPFDEQYTKPLIELLEQNSVVLNSRSLLIVETSKRESDSLARTGTLFRLIDQREYAGIVFSIMVKK
- the recG gene encoding ATP-dependent DNA helicase RecG gives rise to the protein MLFEQVLDECEMLFEASLSGRDNEVLFSELKRIVSQTNKEEFSRFPLLNEYLSKFVSYFSKSEALSQDRRKKRLINGLEMVAKLRRIFLLRTVDEIEALLGRPVSPSTPIKYAYSVGEARSKILKRMDIETIGDLIYYFPRDYEDRRVILPISSLSADSKVSVRARILNFSVKKVSGYTIISAVAGDGFGQLLLKWFNQDYILQKLKKDKEYLIHGLAKKTPFGPLEMNSPEIEEVNGEVSGEILPVYSLTSGISMKMMRKITKRNLGVVRSLENLIPLKIKERRQLLERKHSFTAIHFPKSMFEARKARETLAYEEFFLFEIAVLSRRRQIRCKYQGLPKEIAGILAERLVESLPFELTEDQVKAFREIRDDMRATSPMSRLLQGDVGSGKTLVAELAITDNYEAGYQSALMVPTSVLAMQHFEKLKKDLEPLGIDVALLTGSLKKTDQESIRTRLTKGEIDVVVGTHSLIQEGVEFRSLGLVVVDEQHRFGVKQRETLTSKGRLLDSLVMTATPIPRTLALTVYGDLDVSTIHTMPKGRSPVRTILLARSRIDHLYSFISEEIKMGHQIFFIYPLVEESEQVDLKNATDEAARLREKVFPGAGVELLHGRLTDTEKQEIMQRFKSKKSMILVSTTVVEVGIDIPTATVMVIEHPERFGMAQLHQLRGRVGRSNLKSICVMLMNRAISGEALSRLREFASTASGFDVAELDLRLRGPGEFVGLRQHGMPQFLLGDIVDDQDLLFKAREDAQETIERDPDLLEHGALRIEMQRLYSERVRLIEVG
- a CDS encoding DegV family protein; this encodes MNELIAVSVDSGCAPTRSFVEEHKLFFMGMKIIIDDKEYNDEFDFMENVFYNIVESSREFHTAQPPLGQVLDYYNDIKSKGYTKLLDIHFSSKMSGLYDTCVMASKMVEGLEVTVVDTRKVSIGAYLIAKKLIELIERGLEIDEAISRVPEIIQDTFMEFSVPTLKYLIKNGRIGKAQGLAGTLLNIKPILSVDEEGYISPVAKLRGMKKLQEQMVSNVLEFLERRRESVVLYSIYGSEEYSDIAKETTEKTVELIEENLGIQRNEIELVAGRIWPTIACHSGPAVFGLACYGEKERK
- the hpt gene encoding hypoxanthine phosphoribosyltransferase; amino-acid sequence: MLFDPAKIAVLYSEEALERIVSRLAEEINSYYSSITEEITAVCILKGSVHFYSDLLKRLELKVRYNFVHVSSYSGVSTTGRIRVKTWVDESVTDRYVLLVEDIVDTGGTLRYIINYIWKQKPADVKLVSLFEKTIHDHGVGIDFTGERIGDQFIVGYGLDYDEVYRNLPYVGYLKGD